ATAATTTATATATTGACATTTTGGGTGAAGTGTGATAAATTAATATCTGCATGAGGCAAAAGAAAGAAGAGTATCCACTCTCACCATAGCACAAGTAAGTGACTATTGGTTTGATATTGATGATTTTATCTTTTGAAAGATAGATGTATTGATTCGGGTGGAGCAGATTCACTCGATTTTTTTGTTTCAAAAATATGTTTCGCAAACAAACAACCTAAAGGAAATTCATTTGACGGAGGTATACGACAATTAGCGATTTAATGATTAACGAACAGATTAGAGACAGAGAGGTTCGTCTGATTAGTGAAGACGGAGAACAGCTGGGAGTCATGTCAGCAAGAGAAGCTTTTAAGCTTGCACAGGAAGCAGAACTTGACCTTGTCAAGATTGCACCAACAGCAAAGCCACCGGTATGTAAGATTATCGATTATGGAAAATACAAATATGAGCTGACAAGAAAAGAAAAAGAAGCAAAGAAAAAACAGAAGACTGTTGAAGTTAAAGAAGTGCGTTTGTCACCGAATATCGATACAAATGATTTGAATACAAAGGTGAATAATGCGAAGAAATTCATCACAAAAGGAAATAAAGTAAAGGTTACACTTCGTTTCCGAGGAAGAGAAATGGCACATGTACAGCAGAGCAAGCATATTCTTGATGATTTTGCAGCTATGCTTGAGGATGTAGCAACAGTCGAGAAGCCGGCAAAGATGGAAGGTCGGAACATGAGCATGGTTTTAACTATAAAACGTTAAAAATAAAAAACAGAAGCAACGATAAAGGAGGAAATCATCATGCCAAAAATTAAAACAAATAGAGCGGCAGCAAAACGTTTCAAAGCAACAGGAACAGGAAAACTGAAAAGAAATAAAGCTTACAAGAGCCATATCTTAACAAAGAAGACAACTAAGAGAAAAAGAAATCTTAGAAAGTCTACAATCACAGATGCAACAAACGTAAAGAACATGAAGAAAGTTTTACCATATCTGTAAGATTTGAAAGTATTGAAGGAGGATTAAGAAATGGCACGTATTAAAGGCGGAATGAACGCAAAAAAGAAACACAATAGAACATTAAAACTTGCTAAAGGATATAGAGGAGCACGTTCAAAACAGTATAGAGTTGCAAAACAGTCTGTAATGAGAGCTCTTACATCTGCATACGCAGGAAGAAAACAGCGCAAACGTCAGATGAGACAGCTGTGGATCGCTCGTATCAATGCAGCAGCAAGAATGAATGGTCTTTCATACAGCAAATTTATGTATGGACTGAAACTCGCAGGTGTTGAGATGAACAGAAAAATGCTTGCTGAGCTTGCAGTAAACGATAAAGAAGGATTTGCAACACTTGCAGAAGTTGCTAAATCTAAACTTGCTTAATTTTAACCAGAAGAATAAAAAAGAAAGGGTTCGATTTTCGATCCCTTTCTTTTTTTATTCTGGTTTTGATAATTGCTCTACAAGCTGAAAGATGAGAGTTTGATTGCTTTTGTCTAAACGTTCATATGCACGACATAATTGATAATTTCGCTCCGACACCTGCTTGTATTCTAGTTGATATTCCAAGGTGTGACGGGCATCTGAATAACAAAGTATGTAGTCAATAGATACATCAAAAAATTTTGACAGATCAATTAAAATATCTGCTGGGAGAGAAGATGTTCCGTTTTCTATCCTGCTGATAGTTTGTTGAGAAACATTTAGCTTTGCAGCCAATTCTTCTTGAAGTATATTTCGTTCTTTTCGAAGTTCTTTTACACGATTCTGCACAATTTTACACTCCTTCATGTTATACTATCTATTTTATCCAATATTTTCCATTGTGCTATCCAAGATAGGAGTGTATACATACTCATATTTAGCGTGTAAAGAACAAATATAGGATTAATATACTACGAATCGAGAAACAAATGGTAAAATATAAATGGGTGATGAAAATGTTAAATAATACAATTGGAAAGAATATAAGACGAGTACGTGAAATAAATGATATGAATCAGGAAGAGGTTGCAGCACAATTGAATATTCGCCGACAGACGTTATCTGCATATGAGACAGGCCGCTCTGTTCCTAATATTTATATTTTACTAGAACTTGCATCGTTTTTTAGAGTATCCATTGAAGATTTGACAAGAAATGTAAAATTATAGGTTACCGGTCGCACTATGTGGGTCGGCAACCTTATATGATGTCAGTCTTGTAATGCATATGGAAAATGATGTATAATATAAACGAGTTTAATTTATCTGGTATCTATAGAAAAAGATATGATTGTTTGCGGATACCAAAATTTATATAAGTTCAAGACAGATGAGGAGGCCGGAATAAGATGGAAGAAGTGACATGGTTTTTTGAAGACGAAGATGGAAAATGTGTGGCAAGTGTGCAACTGGGAATTGATGATATGAGATATGCTGTTCAATATTTGAAAAATGATGTAGAGAATGGAAGATATATACTTGGATATACAAAGGCTGATGGTAAAAGAAGAGTTTTTAAAGGTTCTCGACAAATTGTGAATCATATGTCTGATGACAAAAAAGAAATAATTCCAGATGAAGTAGTAGAAACAGAAGTGGAAAACAAGAAGAATGAAATAGTTGAATAAAAAACGAGCAGAGAAAAAACTCTGCCCCTTTTTTGCCCCTTTTTACTAAATTAAGTAATAAAAAATCCCGAAAACGCTGCAATTATCAGTGCTTTTCGGGATAAATTAAATGCGGAAGATGGGACTTGAACCCACACAAGCGCAATGCTTACAAGATCCTTAGTCTTGCTCGTCTGCCAGTTCCGACACTTCCGCATATGGTAAATAAGTACATGTAAAATAAATAATCTATGAAATAGATGCGGAAGATGGGACTTGAACCCACACGATCGCATTGATCACAAGATCCTTAGTCTTGCTCGTCTGCCAGTTCCGACACTTCCGCTTGTTTTGTTTTCGTAGCTGTACTTACGCCACGAATAGTATAATACAATGAGTTGAGAAGAATGTCAACACATTTTTTTGACTTTTTTAAATTTTTTGAAAAATTATTGAAATTACAAAAATAAGGAAATGTTAAATAGCTAATGAATATAATAATACTGTGGGAAAATAAAAAATAAAAAAATAAAGGAAATTTGAAAGTTTTGTCGAATATAATATTATGGAGAGTATACAAAGGAGGAGATCATGTATTATTCGGAAGAGCTAATAGAAGAAATCAGAATGAAAAACGATATAGTAGATGTCATTTCCAATTATGTACGACTTCAGAAGAAAGGAAGTTCCTATTTTGGACTTTGCCCGTTTCACAATGAAAAGTCCCCGTCTTTTTCTGTAAGCAGAGACAAGCAGATGTACTATTGCTTTGGTTGTGGGGCTGGTGGGACAGTATTTACATTTCTTATGGAATATGAGAATTATTCTTTCCTTGAAGCGGTTCAATATCTTGCAGAGCGTGCAGGAGTAGAACTGCCTAAAGAAGAATATTCAAAAGAAGCAAAGGAACGATCTGATTTGAAAGCGACCTTGTTGGAAATCAATAAGATTGCTGCACAATATTATTATGTTCAGTTAAAATCTGAACGCGGTGCAGTTGCTTATGATTATTTGACAGACAGAGGACTTTCAGAAGAGACCATAAAATCTTTTGGGCTTGGATTTGCAACAAAGTATAGTAATGATCTGTACAATTATCTTAAACGTAAAGGGTATAGTGAAGAATTGATCCGTCAGGCAGGGCTGATTAATATTGATGAAAAAAATGGAGTTTATGATAAGTTTTGGAATCGTGTTATGTTTCCGATTATGGATGCAAATAGTCGAGTAATTGGATTTGGTGGCCGGGTTATGGGAGATGCAAAGCCAAAATATTTAAATTCCCCAGAAACAGCGGTTTTTGATAAAAGCAGAAATTTGTATGGGCTGAACCGGGCACGTACATCGAGAAAATCATATTTCCTTGTTTGTGAAGGTTATATGGATGTTATTTCACTTCATCAGGCAGGATTTACGAATGCAGTTGCGTCTTTAGGAACTGCGTTGACATCAGGACATGCTTCATTGATCAAACGATATGTAAGTGAAGTATATCTTACATATGATAGCGATGATGCCGGTACGCGTGCAGCACTTCGGGCAGTTCCGATTATGAGAGAAGCTGGGATTGCAGCAAAAGTTATCCGAATGGATCCATATAAGGACCCAGATGAATTTATTAAAAATTTAGGTGCAGAGGAGTTTGAAAAAAGGATTGAAAATGCCAGGAACGGCTTTATGTTCAGTTTGGAAATATTGTCAAAGAATTATGATATGGAATCTCCAGAAGAAAAAACAGCCTTTTTTCAGGAAACAGCAAAACGCTTAATAGAATTTGAGGATGAGCTGGAGCGTAATAACTATATAGAAGCTGTTGCAAAAGCATATCGCGTAAATCCAGACAGTCTTCAAAAACTTGTCACAAAGACGGCAATTAAAGAAGGTTTGGCAAGTCCTACGAAGCGCCCTAAAAATTTGAATCAAAATAAAGATTCAGTATCAAAAAAGGAAGATGGGAATAAGAGAGCACAGAAGATTTTGCTTACATGGTTGATTGACCAGCCTAAGTTGTTCCAGATAATTGAGGAGTATGTTACTCCGGAGGATTTTACAGAAACAAATTATCAAAAAGTAGCCGAATTATTATATGAGCAATATCATTTAGGAGAATTAAATCCAGCAAGAATATTGAATCATTTTACGGAAGAGGAAGAACATAGGGAAGTGGCAGCATTGTTTAATACTCGTATACGGGAGTTAACTACCGAGGAAGAAAAAGATCGTGCTATAAAAGAAACCATAATAAAAGTTAAGAATAACAGTATTGATCATCAAACAATGAATTTAAATCCAACAGATATGGTTGGGTTACAGCGACTTATGGAGTCGAAGAGAAAGCTTCAGAACATTGGAAAATTGCATATTTCTCTAGATTAAGGATAAAATAAAACAAGATATCTGTATGACGATGCAGATAGAGGAAGGAAGGACACATGGAAGATATTACACAGAAATTTTTAGAGCGCCTGAAAGAATTGGTTGCCCTGGGCAAGAAAAAGAAAAGTATTCTTGAAATTCAAGAAATCAACGATTTTTTCCGCGATATGGATTTGTCAACGGAACAAATGGAAAGGGTTTTTGAATATCTTGAAGCGAACAATATTGACGTATTACGTATTAATTCGGATGATGACGATGATGTGGATTTGGATGCAATTATGTCGGATGAAGAAGATGTAGATGTCGAGAATATTGATCTTTCAGTTCCGGATGGAGTTAGTGTAGAGGATCCTGTTCGTATGTATTTAAAGGAAATCGGTAAAGTACCACTCTTAAGTGCTGAGCGAGAGATTGAGCTGGCACAGCGCATGGAAGAAGGCGATGAAGAAGCAAAAAAAGAACTTGCTGAGGCAAACCTTCGTCTGGTTGTCAGCATTGCAAAGAGATATGTAGGACGAGGAATGCTATTTTTAGATTTGATTCAGGAAGGTAACCTTGGTTTGATCAAAGCAGTTGAAAAATTTGATTATCACAAAGGTTATAAATTCAGTACTTATGCTACATGGTGGATTCGTCAGGCTATTACACGTGCTATTGCAGATCAGGCAAGAACAATCCGAATTCCTGTTCATATGGTAGAGACAATTAATAAATTGATTCGTGTGTCACGTCAATTACTGCAGGAACTTGGGCGTGAACCAACGCCGGAAGAGATTGCAAAAGAACTGGACATGCCGGTAGAGCGTGTGCGAGAGATATTAAAAATATCTCAGGAACCAGTTTCCTTAGAAACACCTATCGGAGAAGAAGAAGACAGTCATTTAGGAGATTTTATTCAGGATGATAATGTTCCTGTTCCGGCAGAAGCAGCAGCTCAGACTTTATTAAAAGAACAGTTAGATGAAGTGCTTGATACTTTGACTGAAAGAGAACAGAAAGTTTTAAGACTTCGTTTTGGTATGAACGACGGACGAGCAAGAACATTGGAAGAAGTAGGAAAAGAATTTGATGTAACACGTGAACGTATTCGTCAGATTGAAGCGAAGGCACTTCGTAAACTTCGTCATCCAAGTAGAAGTAGAAAACTTCGTGATTATTTAGATTAAGAGGATATCATATGGAATTATCAAAGAGACTGCAGGCAGTTGCAGATCTGGTAACACCAGGATATACAATTGCGGATGTAGGCACAGATCATGCCTACATCCCAATTTATCTTGTGGAAAAAGGAATTGTTCAAAGAGCGGTGGCTATGGATATTAATGAAGGTCCGTTGGATCGTGCAACAGAACATATTAAAGAAAATAAATTGGAAAATCAGATACAAACACGTTTGTCTAATGGGTTGCAACATTTACAAAAGGGTGAAGTGGACACAGTCATTCTTGCAGGAATGGGTGGAAATCTGATGATTAATATTTTAAATGAGGATTTTAATAAAACAAATTCCTTGAAAGAATGCATCCTGCAGCCACAATCAGAAGTGTTTAAAGTGAGAACCTTTCTTTTAGAGAAAGGCTTTTTGTTCATAGAAGAGAATATGGTTTTAGATGATGGAAAATATTATCCGATGATGAAAGTAATTCCCCCTGAAAAAATAGAAGAAATAAAACCAGCTTTCTGGTCAGAGATTGAAATACGTTATGGAAAATTACTGCTGGAAGAAAAAAATCCGATTTTAAAACAATTTCTCGAACGAGAGTCTGGCATTAGGAAAGATATTTTAAGTAAGTTAGAACGAGTAGAAGGGATACATATTTCTGAGCGAAAAGCAGAATTAAATCAGGAACTTTTCCAAATCAAGGAGGGGTTGAAATACTATGCAATGTAAAGAAATCATAGAAATAATAGAAGAAAACTATCCAAAAGAGGCTGCATTAACTTTCGATAATGTAGGACTACAAGCTGGACGTAGCACCAAAAAAGTATCAAAAATACTTTTAGCTTTAGACGCTACTACTCCAGTGATAGAACTTGCAGAAAAACAGGATGTTGATATGTTAATCACACATCATCCGTTGATTTTTTCACCGTTAAAATCTATTACGGATCAAGATTTTGTCGGAAGGAGGATTTTACGTCTAATTCAGGATGACATAGCATATTATGCAATGCATACAAATTATGATGTACTGGGGATGGCAGAGCTGTCAGAAGAAATATTGCAATTAAAAGAAACAGAAGTTTTAGATGTTACAGGAGAATTTTTCGGAATTTCACAAGGAATCGGTCGTGTCGGATTATTAGAATCAACTATGAGTTTAAGATCTTTTTGCGATTATGTGAAGGAAAAATTAGTGCTTAGTAATATAAAAGTATTTGGAGATTTAGACAAGAAGATTAAGAAAGTTGCAATTTCTCCGGGATCTGGAAAAAGTGAGATAGCAGTAGCATTAAAACATAATGTTGATGTGCTTGTTACAGGAGATATAGGGCACCATGAAGGCTTAGATGCTATGGAACAGGGACTTGCGATTATCGATGCGGGTCATTATGGAACAGAATATATCTTTGTGGATGATATGAAAAAATATTTATCACAGAGATGTCTGGGAGTTGAAATTATAACAGAACCTGTATCACATCCATTTCAAGTTGTATAGGTGAGAGCAGGAGAAAGGTGAGTGCAAGATGGAAGAAAGAATGTGTAAAGTAACAGTTGATGATAAAATTGTTGAATACAAGGAAGGCACAAAATATCAGACAATAGCACGGGATTTTCAAAAGTATTATGACCATCAAATTGTACTGGCTGTTATAGAAGATAATCGCTTGCAAGAGCTGAATAAAGCAGTGGAGGGAGACATAAAACTAAGCTTTATTACAACTGCAGATAAGGCCGGGTTTGAAACTTATAGACGAAGCATGTGTTTTCTACTTGTAAAAGCGGTTCATGATATAGGCGGACATGATAAGGTTGAGCGTGTTCGAATACATTTTTCTGTAAGTAAAGGATATTATTGTACAGTAGATGGTGAAATTACGGTTAATGCTGAGTTTTTAAGTCGTGTTGATGCTCGAATGCGTGAGATGGCAGAGCAGAAGATTCAAATAGAAAAGAAGTCGATACCGACTTCAAAAGCGATAGAACTGTTTCATAAACATAAAATGTATGATAAGGAACAGTTGTTTGAATATCGTAGAGTATCTACAGTGAACATCTATAGTATTAATGAGTTTGAAGATTATTATTATGGATATATGGTACCAGATACAGGATATTTAAAAAATTTTTCACTTCATTTATATGGAAAAGGCTTTGTGATTCAATTTCCAACCATGAGTGACCCTATATGTGTTCCTGAATTTGAACCTCGTGAAAAGTTATTTAAAGTTCAGAATGAGTCTATTGAATGGGGAGATTTACAGGGGATTGATACAGTTGGGGCTTTAAATGATATGATTACAAAGCATGATATGCGTGAAATCGTACTTGTTCAGGAAGCTTATCAGGAACGTAAAATCGGAGAAATCGCAGAGCAGATTGCAGAACATCCAGAAATAAAGTTTGTGCTGATCGCAGGTCCATCGTCTTCTGGAAAGACGACATTTTCCCATCGTCTGTCCATTCAACTTAAAGTGAACGGACTTACACCGCATCCGATTGCAGTTGACAATTATTTTGTAAATCGTGAAAATACTCCAAAAGATAAAGATGGTAATTATAATTTTGAATGCTTAGAAGCAATTGATGTAAAAAAGTTTAATGAAGATATGACAGCACTTTTAAATGGAGAAAAAGTATATCTTCCAATTTTTGATTTTAAGACAGGAATGCGTAACTATTCAACAATACCGAAACAATTAGGTGAGAATGATATTTTAGTAATAGAAGGAATCCACTGTCTAAATCCAAAATTAACAGAAAATCTGAATAATAACAATAAATTTAAAATTTATATTAGTGCACTTACACAGTTGAATATAGATGAACACAATCGTATTCCATCAACAGACGGAAGATTAATACGTCGTATTGTAAGAGATGCTGAAACACGTGGAACATCGGCCACTAAAACAATTGCAATGTGGAATTCAGTCAGAAAAGGAGAAGAGGAAAATATTTTCCCATTTCAGGAAGAAGCAGATGTGATGTTCAATTCGTCCCTTGTGTATGAATTAGCCGTGCTTAAGCAATATGTAGAACCATTATTGTTTGGAGTTGATAAACATGCTCCTGAATATATTGAAGCGAAAAGATTATTAAAGTTTTTCGATTATTTTATAGGAATAAGCAATGAAAATGTTCCGACGAATTCATTGTTGAGAGAATTTATCGGCGGCGGTTGTTTCCGCGTATAAATCAAAAAACGAGTCTAAGTAATTTTTTTATTGAGAAAATTACCTGGACTCGTTTTTGGTATTAAATATAGTTGTTTAGCAATCGTAAAATTTTTTGATTCCATCCAGGCGGCTATGCATGTTTTGCAAAAGTAAATCTGCAATTGTTATAGCAGCCATGGATTCTACTACAACAACAGCTCGAGGAACAATGATTGGGTCATGTCTTCCTTTGATAACTAATTCGGTATTTTTCTTGTCCTCGGTGACCGTCTGTTGCGGTTGTGCAATAGAAGGAGTAGGTTTTATAGCAGTGCGGAAAATTAAAGTATCCCCATCACTCATACCGCCTAATACACCACCAGAATGATTGGTTTTTTTATGGATTTCGTTATCTTTCACATAAAAAGCATCATTATTTGTGCTTCCATTTAATTCTGCAACATGAAATCCGTCTCCAATTTCAAAAGCCTTTACGGCACCAATAGAGAATATTGCTTGTGCAAGGCAGGAATCCAGTTTATCAAAAACAGGTTCGCCGATTCCAACAGGAAGTCCCTCAACGCGACATTCAATAATACCACCGGCAGAATCTGAATTTTCAAGCATCTTATCAAGATATTCAGAGGCGTGTTTGGCAATCTCATTATTAGGCATATATAATTTGTTTTCATTAATTTCATTGTAATGATAGTCTGATTCATCAACACAGATAGGACCGATAGATTTTGCATAAGTGCAAATATGTATACCAAGTTCATTTAGTAAGGCAGATGCTACAGCACCGGCAGCAACACGGCCAATAGTCTCTCTTCCGGAAGAACGTCCTCCACCGCGATAATCGCGAAAGCCATATTTCTGTGTGAATGTATAATCAGCGTGTCCCGGGCGATATACAGATGCAATATTACTGTAATCACGAGAACGCTGGTCTTGATTACGTACCATTAAAGAAATCGGCGTCCCGGTTGTATATCCTTCAAATATGCCTGACAATATTTCAACCTGGTCTGTTTCCTGTCTCATAGTTGTGTATTTGCTTTGTCCTGGCTTTCTGCGATTTAGGAAAGCCTGTATATCAGATTCTTGAAGTTTCAGTCCGGCAGGGCATCCATCGATTACAACACCGATTGCTGCACCATGAGATTCACCCCAGGTAGAAACTTGAAATAAACGT
This Ruminococcus hominis DNA region includes the following protein-coding sequences:
- a CDS encoding nucleoside kinase; this encodes MEERMCKVTVDDKIVEYKEGTKYQTIARDFQKYYDHQIVLAVIEDNRLQELNKAVEGDIKLSFITTADKAGFETYRRSMCFLLVKAVHDIGGHDKVERVRIHFSVSKGYYCTVDGEITVNAEFLSRVDARMREMAEQKIQIEKKSIPTSKAIELFHKHKMYDKEQLFEYRRVSTVNIYSINEFEDYYYGYMVPDTGYLKNFSLHLYGKGFVIQFPTMSDPICVPEFEPREKLFKVQNESIEWGDLQGIDTVGALNDMITKHDMREIVLVQEAYQERKIGEIAEQIAEHPEIKFVLIAGPSSSGKTTFSHRLSIQLKVNGLTPHPIAVDNYFVNRENTPKDKDGNYNFECLEAIDVKKFNEDMTALLNGEKVYLPIFDFKTGMRNYSTIPKQLGENDILVIEGIHCLNPKLTENLNNNNKFKIYISALTQLNIDEHNRIPSTDGRLIRRIVRDAETRGTSATKTIAMWNSVRKGEEENIFPFQEEADVMFNSSLVYELAVLKQYVEPLLFGVDKHAPEYIEAKRLLKFFDYFIGISNENVPTNSLLREFIGGGCFRV
- the dnaG gene encoding DNA primase; translation: MYYSEELIEEIRMKNDIVDVISNYVRLQKKGSSYFGLCPFHNEKSPSFSVSRDKQMYYCFGCGAGGTVFTFLMEYENYSFLEAVQYLAERAGVELPKEEYSKEAKERSDLKATLLEINKIAAQYYYVQLKSERGAVAYDYLTDRGLSEETIKSFGLGFATKYSNDLYNYLKRKGYSEELIRQAGLINIDEKNGVYDKFWNRVMFPIMDANSRVIGFGGRVMGDAKPKYLNSPETAVFDKSRNLYGLNRARTSRKSYFLVCEGYMDVISLHQAGFTNAVASLGTALTSGHASLIKRYVSEVYLTYDSDDAGTRAALRAVPIMREAGIAAKVIRMDPYKDPDEFIKNLGAEEFEKRIENARNGFMFSLEILSKNYDMESPEEKTAFFQETAKRLIEFEDELERNNYIEAVAKAYRVNPDSLQKLVTKTAIKEGLASPTKRPKNLNQNKDSVSKKEDGNKRAQKILLTWLIDQPKLFQIIEEYVTPEDFTETNYQKVAELLYEQYHLGELNPARILNHFTEEEEHREVAALFNTRIRELTTEEEKDRAIKETIIKVKNNSIDHQTMNLNPTDMVGLQRLMESKRKLQNIGKLHISLD
- the rpoD gene encoding RNA polymerase sigma factor RpoD; protein product: MEDITQKFLERLKELVALGKKKKSILEIQEINDFFRDMDLSTEQMERVFEYLEANNIDVLRINSDDDDDVDLDAIMSDEEDVDVENIDLSVPDGVSVEDPVRMYLKEIGKVPLLSAEREIELAQRMEEGDEEAKKELAEANLRLVVSIAKRYVGRGMLFLDLIQEGNLGLIKAVEKFDYHKGYKFSTYATWWIRQAITRAIADQARTIRIPVHMVETINKLIRVSRQLLQELGREPTPEEIAKELDMPVERVREILKISQEPVSLETPIGEEEDSHLGDFIQDDNVPVPAEAAAQTLLKEQLDEVLDTLTEREQKVLRLRFGMNDGRARTLEEVGKEFDVTRERIRQIEAKALRKLRHPSRSRKLRDYLD
- the aroC gene encoding chorismate synthase; protein product: MSGSIYGRLFQVSTWGESHGAAIGVVIDGCPAGLKLQESDIQAFLNRRKPGQSKYTTMRQETDQVEILSGIFEGYTTGTPISLMVRNQDQRSRDYSNIASVYRPGHADYTFTQKYGFRDYRGGGRSSGRETIGRVAAGAVASALLNELGIHICTYAKSIGPICVDESDYHYNEINENKLYMPNNEIAKHASEYLDKMLENSDSAGGIIECRVEGLPVGIGEPVFDKLDSCLAQAIFSIGAVKAFEIGDGFHVAELNGSTNNDAFYVKDNEIHKKTNHSGGVLGGMSDGDTLIFRTAIKPTPSIAQPQQTVTEDKKNTELVIKGRHDPIIVPRAVVVVESMAAITIADLLLQNMHSRLDGIKKFYDC
- the rpmI gene encoding 50S ribosomal protein L35, which codes for MPKIKTNRAAAKRFKATGTGKLKRNKAYKSHILTKKTTKRKRNLRKSTITDATNVKNMKKVLPYL
- a CDS encoding helix-turn-helix transcriptional regulator produces the protein MVKYKWVMKMLNNTIGKNIRRVREINDMNQEEVAAQLNIRRQTLSAYETGRSVPNIYILLELASFFRVSIEDLTRNVKL
- a CDS encoding Nif3-like dinuclear metal center hexameric protein → MQCKEIIEIIEENYPKEAALTFDNVGLQAGRSTKKVSKILLALDATTPVIELAEKQDVDMLITHHPLIFSPLKSITDQDFVGRRILRLIQDDIAYYAMHTNYDVLGMAELSEEILQLKETEVLDVTGEFFGISQGIGRVGLLESTMSLRSFCDYVKEKLVLSNIKVFGDLDKKIKKVAISPGSGKSEIAVALKHNVDVLVTGDIGHHEGLDAMEQGLAIIDAGHYGTEYIFVDDMKKYLSQRCLGVEIITEPVSHPFQVV
- the rplT gene encoding 50S ribosomal protein L20: MARIKGGMNAKKKHNRTLKLAKGYRGARSKQYRVAKQSVMRALTSAYAGRKQRKRQMRQLWIARINAAARMNGLSYSKFMYGLKLAGVEMNRKMLAELAVNDKEGFATLAEVAKSKLA
- a CDS encoding helix-turn-helix domain-containing protein, which encodes MQNRVKELRKERNILQEELAAKLNVSQQTISRIENGTSSLPADILIDLSKFFDVSIDYILCYSDARHTLEYQLEYKQVSERNYQLCRAYERLDKSNQTLIFQLVEQLSKPE
- a CDS encoding tRNA (adenine(22)-N(1))-methyltransferase, whose translation is MELSKRLQAVADLVTPGYTIADVGTDHAYIPIYLVEKGIVQRAVAMDINEGPLDRATEHIKENKLENQIQTRLSNGLQHLQKGEVDTVILAGMGGNLMINILNEDFNKTNSLKECILQPQSEVFKVRTFLLEKGFLFIEENMVLDDGKYYPMMKVIPPEKIEEIKPAFWSEIEIRYGKLLLEEKNPILKQFLERESGIRKDILSKLERVEGIHISERKAELNQELFQIKEGLKYYAM
- the infC gene encoding translation initiation factor IF-3 — translated: MINEQIRDREVRLISEDGEQLGVMSAREAFKLAQEAELDLVKIAPTAKPPVCKIIDYGKYKYELTRKEKEAKKKQKTVEVKEVRLSPNIDTNDLNTKVNNAKKFITKGNKVKVTLRFRGREMAHVQQSKHILDDFAAMLEDVATVEKPAKMEGRNMSMVLTIKR